The Rhodamnia argentea isolate NSW1041297 chromosome 10, ASM2092103v1, whole genome shotgun sequence sequence TTTCTTGGAGACTATTTGCGTGCATCTAGTGATCTTAACCTAATTTAACCCCTTtcgataaaaaagaagaagaaggctaaTTATAAATCCATAACGGAAATCTCAAATCATAAGACTTTTTTGTTATGGAGTTGATCTTATTTCGAATAAAGACTGATCaaggatatttttgtctttttttttattatttttttgcatttttcctatttctttttcttttctttgttgtggCCAGCGAGGGCTCGCCAGTAGCGGCAACTTGGCCCAGGCCTTCGCCCATATATGGCGAGGACTCACCTCGCCCAGGTGTTGCTCCCACGGTACGCTTGCGAGAACAAACGACCGTGGTCGTCCTTGCATTTCGACTCACACAGCAAGTCCTGACATTGCGGGGCATCTACGATAGTTCGGCAAGGAAGCTGCGCCATCTCTGCTTCTGCATGAGGCTACGAGAGAACATGGCTGCAAATATTTCCATCAACCAAGAAAATGTCAAGTAACAAAGCAAGTCTGCAGCCACTTCACGTCTTGCAAAGCAAGATCGCCACAGAAAAAAACCTCAGtgaatcaaaaaaaaaaaaaaaacccaaaaaaacagGGGCCGCGATGAAGAATTGAGCCACCGAAAGCTTGGCCATCTAAGCAAAGTGAGCGTAAAGATGGATAGGAGAGCTTAGCGCAATGTGGAGAAGACTATGCAATAATGTCTGGATGGGATCTGATCCTGGGGGGCTGATTACATATTGCTTGTACAAGGCAACATAGAAAGGCAAGTGACTGTGTATCCAGACGTTAAACGATATGGGATATCAGATTTCGGGATCAGATTTATGTTGGATAATCACCCTACAAGTGAGAGGGCACGTGCCGAAATTATGATTCAATTCCTCTAAATCAgattatgtgtgtgtgtgtgtgtgtttttttttttgttaggataAGATACGATGATAGAAGACAAGGTTTCTCCTTATGAGAAAGGATTGTCGAAATTAGATTTACAAATCAAAACTGCACAATGAAAGCCCAATTCGTCCCCGGGGCGATCGAATCGAAGGCCCCAATTTCTCTCCAgtgcaaaaggaaaataaagtgcaTAGTCCTGTTGTCTAAGGGTAAGATTGCTAGAATATAGCATCGAATTACCCGAGGCCGAAAGAAGCGGCACTAGAAAATAAATTGCGAACTGAAAACCCTAGACCAGATCTTAAATAAAATCCCACTAAAAATGAAAGACGACACCCAAGAACACATCAACAAAGAGCCCCACCATGTTTCTTGCAACAACAACGTGAGATAGACAAAACAAATGCATTAACTGTCTGTCTCTAACTGCCAAAAACCGCCATGTTCCACCACGAAAAACGCCAACCCAGATACACAATCTGTCCAAACCAGAACCAACCCATTCACGATCTCCTAAAAACCATCAGCTCCAATGTTCTAATACGAGCATGCCCTCTCCCTCTATAACTGTTTGCTCCTTTCTCTTGTTGGAAAAAGCCAGAGCTTCTTCCACAACCTCCCCGAAACTCATTCCCAACCAGAGTCTCTTGCGTGTGGAGTGATCATGGGAGGCTGCGCAAGCGTACCCAAGGAGACCAACGGCGCCCTCCCCGTGGAGGCTCCCGCCACCGAGACTGTCCCTCAGGTAATAATCGAAGTGCACCACCCCGCGAGGCCGTAACGCGTTGTCGCCAATCTCATGTAGGTTCGCAACTTCAAATTTCAGTCGTGTAATGATTGTTTCTGGTGTGTGGGTGGATGGTAATGGGGTTGTAGGAGAACGGCAACGGAGACGAGACTCAGAAGGAAGCCCCGCTAGTGGATCTTTCCGAGCCCAAACCTGACGAGACCGCAGAGGCTAAGAGTGCCGAGCCCGAGACCGTCACCAGAGAGCTCGACGCTTCGGCGTCGGAATCACCTGTCGAGCCAACAGAGACCAAGGTCGTAGTAGCTGAGGACAAGCCCGACGCGGCGGCGGTGACCGAAGAGGGGAAGGAAGCCGCGGAAGCGAAGAGCTCCTGAGGCGAAGGATGATAAAACCATGAGAGCCTAGAATGAATGTGCCTTACCCAGAGTTCCTTTAGCAATTTATTCAACATTTTCATTGATAAGGAAAAGAAGTGTTGgctccctctttcttcttcgaATCTGGCTAAAACATGCACCTTCCATTTGTGATCAGTGGACCATTGAGAGAATCAACACCTAACGACCAAACTCAGTGCTCAAAATCAAAATTCCAGCAATTAGAATAATGAGATTAAGCTTGTAAAGGCTCGACTAAGTCGGGAAAAACTCGCGTAATCCGGTAAGCAAGCGGACGGCCGGTTGATTCGTTCACATAACAAGTAGTTGATGATTCGTGATCAAGTATGTTGTTGATACTTATCAATCATGATCATGCTTCTGAATTTGATTAGGAATTAACGATATTCGgccatcaattttcatttttcacttaTCGTGAACACagctttttattcttttctctctttttttttctatcttcaattttttttttctatcttgcTTTGTATTTTCGTCGAATGTCACGTTGGCGTTTATTAGCTATTACCGCTCGTGTTAATTAGCATTTCCGTTTACTTTTTTAACGGGGCCGAAAAGGGTATATAATTTaggtaccaaacaaaaaaaaaaaaaaaaaagggaggtagaaattgaacaaattgagaaaatacaagaacGACTAGTGCCTTCATCCGTATTTTTGTGTTCAACACTTAAAAGTAGGAACGTTTAATGTTCGGTACTAGACGTATGTTTAGCACTTTCGACATGTTTCAATGGATTATCATGTTCGACATTTGATAACATCTTTCGAATCGAGTAAATCGAGATAAAATGTCCTATAAATTTTCTAGAGACAGTGAAATAGATCCGGATTAGATaagtaaactaaaaaaaaacacacacacacacccacacacaacaacaacaacaacaacaaaaaaagagaactaCTCCCGTTTAGTCTCACCATGAAAATTTCTTATCAGTTGTGAAAACTTTCAGATTTAAGACTGTTAAGGATCGTTACTCGGCATCCCTCGACACTATTCAGCCAAGGTAACGGAGCCCATCACCAGAAGCCCTACCGAAGTGTTATGGATCTAAGAGCTCATTCACCTAATCATAcaagaatttttgaatttttgaattttttgggtcgaagccTGATTAAAGGAAGATACATATGTGAAAATTGTCCGAAAAGTCTTCAACattttgcacttttaccaattcaatcctaaactttataattttgccaattaaatcgtaaacattttcacgttttgccaattgagcccattaagccaattttgaccaaaaatcggtGACATGGACATTGGCCGTCCTATATGGCATAgtcggcaccgacgtggataatttatTAATgacattttagtatttttttcaaattttttattaatttttttcttttcttttattttccttttctcttttttttttcctttcttctctccCCAGCCATCGCAAACCTCATCGATGGCTAGTATAGATCACCGGCCTCAGGCGAGGGGATCCCTCACCAAGTCAAGCAAGGGCATCCCTTCACCCGATCCAACAAGGACGGCCCTCGCTAGCCCAAGTCGGGGTGTGCCTCGCCCGAGGCCTGCAAGGGCTAACggagggaagaagggaaaaataaaataaaaggaaaaaatagagaaattgaaagaaaataaaaaataaataactaattatgaaaaatattaaaatat is a genomic window containing:
- the LOC115733595 gene encoding uncharacterized protein LOC115733595, with the protein product MGGCASVPKETNGALPVEAPATETVPQENGNGDETQKEAPLVDLSEPKPDETAEAKSAEPETVTRELDASASESPVEPTETKVVVAEDKPDAAAVTEEGKEAAEAKSS